The DNA sequence GGGACGTCGCCCCGGGGAGTCGCACCGTCCCGGTTATGCGTTCCCCGTCCCGTTTCCCGGTTTCTCAGCCGTGTTGGGGCACTCTCTGGCCAGGTGGCCGGGCTTTCCACATGCCCAGCAGAGTCTCGCGCCCGTCCATGGCCGCTGTTGCCCACTCAGCGAGGCAGCCCGCACCAGTTGTGTTAGTTCCACCGCCCAGGCCGGTGCCACTTCaccactcactgacacaccagCAGCtctcaccctgggtgtgtcctcCAACGTAGCGGTAGGGGGGCCAGCGCCCAGCATCTCCCTCTCCGAAGCCAACTCCAATGCCTCCAGGAGAGACTTAGGATGAGCTAGCAGTGTCTGGATACGCAGGTCACTCGGCAGCAGTGCCTGCAGGAAGTGGTCTCGAGCTAATTCACTCAGGATGGAAGGGGGCATGTGAGCATAGGCGCGGTGAACGAGCCCTTCCACTTCGTTGGCGAGGTCTCTCAATGGTTCCCCGGGCCGCCTCTTCCGACTGCACAGCTCGGAGCGGAGCAAGCTGGCTGCTGAACACTGTCCAAATCGCCTCTTTAATGCCCCCACTAAAGCATCATAGTCACTCCTATCATCGGGGGTCAGTAACAGCAGGCTCGACAGCGCATCCCCAGAAAGGCACATTGCAAGCTGGAGGGCCTTAGCTTCATTGGACCAATTGTTAGCCCGGGATAACAGTTCAAATTGTGCATGAAAAGCCTCCCAATCAGCCTTGCCATCGTACCTGGGGGTCTTCACTGATAGAGGAGCCACGATGACGTTATCGCTCCCCGCGGCCAGCGGTCCCCTACGCGCCGCACGTCCGTCCATACTGTGGGCAGCCGGTTTAAACCCGGCCTCAGCAGCCATTTGAGCGGTCATTCTCCTCACCCGCTCTCTGCGCTCTGCCTCCTCGGCGGTTTCGTGTCGACTCCGCTCACTGTGTTCCGCCTGCCAGGCAGCCGTGTATCGACCCCACGCGCTGTTTTCCTCCTCCCGCTTGATTTTGTTCACCTCGCCGGGCAGCATGACTCCGCTTGGGAGGTTTTGAGTgcgttaggttaggttaggttaggttagctTAGGTTAGCTTAGGTTAGCTTAGGTTAGGTTAGCTTAGGTTAGCTTAGGTTAGCGGCGTAGGCGTACTTCCCTCGTAGCttcgtttctttctttcttattatttatttttacttctgaCACCAGTGTAGCATGTCACAAACCAGACAGAAGGGTTCTCGTTACCGCACTTTATTCTCCTTAATCACTCGGCATAtcaccaaaaaaacaagaacagttTACCCCAGCTCAAAACACACGAGCTCCTCCCTCGCTTCCcgggtctctctccctcctgccccctgaCCCCAAAACAATCCCTCCCTCATCAACGTCATCAACAGTCTCTTAAAGTAACAGCAACAGCTACTAACCAGAACTCAGTCCGTTACAatattcacaaaagcatcgCTAGCTAGCCGATGCAGAGCCTATTACACACAGaagtaaacaaatatgattgacgTCAAACCGGaaccggaaacgtgaccccGGAGTGGATACATTTTGTAAGagggatagaatttgttgtgacagccCCAAAGCCAAAAGGGATGCACTTGATAACAGATGTGGAAATTTGGATCCCCAGGTTCAATCAGAAGTAACAAGTCTGGGTTTAACTTTAGACTGATCTAGGTTTTAAACCACACGTTAACAAGGTGACTAGGATGGCTTTCTTCCATCTGAGAAACATTACCAAGGTGCGGCCATTTTGATCAAGACAGGACTAAGAAATCCATGCTTTTATGCTAGTAGGCTGGATTATTGCAATGCTCTTTTTACTGGTCTTCAGTTGAAAGATTAAAATTCATTCAGTACTCTGCTGCAAGACGtttaacaaaaacaaggaaCCGAGAGCATATTACTCCTGCTTTGCTGCACTGCATTGGCTCCCTGTATCTTTTAgaattaatacaaaaaatattttacttgtCTACAAAGCTCTGAAGGGGTAAGCTCCTCCTTACACTTCAGACTCATTGTCCCTTCACAAGCCCTCAGGTCGTCCGCAGCTGTTTTATTAATTGTGGTACAATTTTGTTATGGTACATTGCATTTAATGTTTTATGGTACAATGTTGTTAACGTAAAGTACTAAGTGTAGCATCATGGATTTGAGGGTATCATGCTAAATTTAGCATAGTTGTGTTTAGGGGTATTCATGTTCAGAGTTGAGGGAGATAGTCTGGGCTATGTTGAtgttgcgcccttgagcaaggcatttaaccccacattgctccagggatgattgtcccctgcttagtctaatcaactgtaagttgctttggatgaaagcgtcctGCTGAGAGAGGGACGTAAAGGATAACCCTGAATATCCTACTATTCTTGCAGAACTCTGCTGTAACTCAACAACGAGACAAAACCCTGTCCCAAGTCAATGTCATCTGGACCTCCCCTATGTCTCAGCCAATAGGAGACATTGTGTTCAAGTGAGACTCTCTGACACTGTCCTGGAATATTCTCTCCTTTTCCAGagctgcacatgctcagtactgtctctctcctgttccagacctgcacatgctcagtactgtctctctcctgttcctgagctgcacatgctcagtactgtctctctcctgttccagacctgcacatgctcagtactgtctctctcctgttcctgagctgcacatgctcagtactgtctctctcctgttccagacctgcacatgctcagtactgtctctctcctgttcctgagctgcacatgctcagtactgtctctctcctgttcctgagctgcacatgctcagtactgtctctctcctgtcccagagctgcacatgctcagtactgtctctctcctgttcctgagctgcacatgctcagtactgtctctctcctgtcccagagctgcacatgctcagtactgtctctctcctgttccagagctgcacatgctcagtactgtctctctcctgttccagacctgcacatgctcagtactgtctctctcctgttccagagctgcacatgctcagtattgtctctctcctgttccagacctgcacatgctcagtactgtctctctcctgttccagAGCCACCGTTGTGCAGACATTTCCCATTTTCTGGGAGGCGATTCCGAGTGCAACTGTCAAAGGACCTGTAGTAATGACCTCAACTGCCCCTCCTCCAACTACAACTGCCCCTCCCACAACTACAGCTGTCCTTCCCACCACGACAACTGCCCTTCCCACAACTACCCCTCCCACAACTACAACTGCCCTTCCCACCACTACAACTGCCCTTCCCACAACTACAACTGTCCTTCCCACAACTACCCCTCCCACAACTACAACTGCCCCTCCCACAACTACAGCTGCCCCTCCCACAACGACAACTGCCCCTCCCACAACTACAACTGCCCTTCCCACCACTACAACTGCCCTTCCCACAACTACCCTTCCCACCACTACAACTGCCCTTCCCACAACTACAACTGTCCTTCCCACAACTACCCCTCCCACAACTACAACTGCCCCTCCCACAACTACAGCTGCCCCTCCCACAACGACAACTGCCCCTCCCACAACTACAACTGCCCTTCCCACCACTACAACTGCCCTTCCCACAACTACCCCTCCCACAACTACAACTGCCCCTCCCACAACTACAACTGCCCATCCCACAACAACAGCTGCCCTTCCCACCACGACAACTGCCCTTCCCACAACTACCCCTCCCACAACTACAACTGCCCTTCCCACCACTACAACTGCCCTTCCCACAACTACAACTGCCCTTCCCACAACAACTGCCCCTCCCACAACTACAGCTGCCCTTCCCACAACGACAACTGCCCCTCCCACAACTACAACTGCCCCTCCCACAACTACAACTGCCCTTCCCACAACTACAACTGCCCCTGCCACAACTACAACTGCCCCTCCCACAACTACAACTGCCCCTCCCACAACTACAGCTGCCCTTCCCTCAACAACAACTGCCCCTCCCACAACTACAACTGCCCTTCCCACAACTACCCCTCCCACAACTACAACTGCTCCTCCCGCAATGACAACTGCCCCTCCCACAACTACAACTACCcctcctacaactacaactgCCCCTCCCACAAGTACAGCTGCCCTTCCCACAACtacccttctcacagctaaaaCTGCCCCTCCCACAACGACAACTGCCCCTCCCACAACTACAACTGCCCTTCCCACCACTACAACTGCCCTTCCCACCACTACAACTACCCCTCCCACCACTACAACTGCCCCTCCCACAACTACAACTGCCCTTCCCACAACTACAACTGCCCCTCCCACAACTACACCTGCCCTTCCCACAACTAAAACTGCCCCTCCCACAACTACAGCTGCCCCTCCCACAACTACAACTGCCCCTCCCACAACTACAGCTGCCCTTCCCACAAGTACAGCTGCCCTTCCCACAACGACAACTGCCCATCCCACAACTACCCCTCCCACAACTACAACTGCTCCTCCCACAACTACAGCTGCCCCTCCCACAACTACAACTGCCCCTCCCACAACTACAACTGCCCCTCCCACAAGTACAGCTGCCCTTCCCACCACTACAACTGCCTTTCCCACAACTACCCCTCCCACAACTACAACTGCCCCTCCCACAACTACAACTGCCCTTCCCACAACTACCCCTCCCACAACTACAACTACCCCTCCCACAACAACAACTGCCCctccaacaactacaactgcccTTCCCACAACTACCCCTCCCACAACTACAACTGCTCCTCCCGCAATGACAACTGCCCCTCCCACAACTACAACTACCcctcctacaactacaactgCCCCTCCCACAAGCACAGCTGCCCTTCCCACAACTACCCCTCTCACAGCTAAAACTGCCCCTCCCACAACGACAACTGCCCCTCCCACAACGACAACTGCCCCTCCCACAACTACAACTGCCCTTTACACCACTACAACTGCCCCTCCCACAACTACAGCTGCCCTTCCCACCACTACAACTGCCCTTCCCACAACTACCCCTCCCACAATTAAAACTGCCCCTCCCACAACTACAGCTGCCCTTCACACAACTACAACTGCCCCTCCCACAACTACAACTGCCCCTCCCACAACTACAACTGCCCTTTCCACCACTACAACTGCTCCTCCCACAACTACAACTGCCCTTCCCACAACTACAACTGCCCCTCCCACAACTACAACTTCCCTTCCCACAACTACCCCTCCGACAACTACAACTGCCCCTCCCACAACTACACCTGCCCTTCCCACAACTAAAACTGCCCCTCCCACAACTACAGCTGCCCCTCCCACAACTACAACTGCCCTTCACACCACTACAACTGCCCCTCCCACAACAATTGCCAATCCAAACATTGTAagtatatataaacacacacacacaaaatgccaCTATTTTAAAGAGACACCTCACTCAGTAGAAGGCATGGTGTGCTTTAGAGAGACCTAACTCAGTAAAGGTATGTTTCAGAGAGAGACCTCACTCAGTAAAGGTGTGCTTTAGAGAGAGACCTCACTCAATAAAGGCGTGCTTTAGAGAGACCTCACTCAGTaaaggtgtgtttcagggagacCTCACTCAGTAAAGGTGTGCTTTAGAGAGACCTCACTCAGTAAAGGCGTGCTTTAGAGAGACCTCACTCAGTAAAGGGTGtggtgtgtttcagagagagacCTCACTCAGTAAAGGTGTGCTTTAGAGAGACCTCACTCAGTAAaggtgtgtttcagagagagacCTCACTCAGTAAAGGTGTGCTTTAGAGAGAGACCTCACTCAATAAAGGCGTGCTTTAGAGAGACCTCACTCAGTAAAGGGTGtggtgtgtttcagagagagacCTCACTCAGTAAAGGTGTGCTTTAGAGAGACCTCACTCAGTAAAGGGTGtggtgtgtttcagagagagacCTCACTCAGTAAaggtgtgtttcagagagagacCTCACTCAGTAAAGGTGTGCTTTAGAGAGAGACCTCACTCAATAAAGGCGTGCTTTAGAGAGACCTCTCTCAGTAAAGGGTGtggtgtgtttcagagagagacCTCACTCAGTAAAGGTGTGCTTTAGAGAGACCTCACTCAGTAAAGGGTGtggtgtgtttcagagagagacCTCACTCAGTAAAGGTGTGCTTTAGAGAGACCTCACTCAGTAAAGGTGTGCTTTAGAGAGACCTCACTCAGTAAAGGTGTGCTTTAGAGAGACCTCACTCAGTAAAGGTGTGCTTTAGAGAGAGACCTCACTCAATaaaggtgtgtttcagggagacCTCACTCAGTAAAGGTGTGCTTTAGAGAGAGACCTCACTCAATAAAGGCGTGCTTTAGAGAGACCTCACTCAGTAAAGGGTGtggtgtgtttcagagagagacCTCACTCAGTAAAGGTGTGTTTTAGAGAGAGACCTCACTCAGTAAAGGTGTGCTTTAGAGAGACCTCACTCCGTAAAGGGTGtggtgtgtttcagagagagacCTCACTCAGTAAAGGTGTGTTTTAGAGAGAGACCTCACTCAGTAAAGGTGTGCTTTAGAGAGACCTCACTCAATAAaggtgtgtttcagagagaCCTCACTCAGTaaaggtgtgtttcagggagacCTCACTCAGTAAAGGCGTGTTTTAGAGAGACCTCACTCAGTAAAGGTGTGCTTTAGAGAGAGACCTCACTCAGTAAAGGTGTGCTTTAGAGAGAGACCTCACTCAATAAaggtgtgtttcagagagaCCTCACTCAGTAAAGGTGTGCTTTAGAGAGACCTCACTCAGTAAAGGTGTGCTTTAGAGAGACCTCACTCAGTAAaggtgtgtttcagagagagacCTCACTCAGTAAAGGTGTGTTTTAAACTCTGTCTTTCATAGAGCATGGCTGGCTGTGGGAGTACCTTTGACTGTGTCTCCAATCCCCCGGACTGTGACATCGAGAACATGCCCTGTGAATTTGCAAAAATACCCAAAtcaaatgaaaccaaaatgcaagGCAGAATCCAAATGAGAGGGGAGACAGTAGGATACTTTGCAGTGGGAAATCTACCCAACACACGCATGGTGATATTATTAtgagttattttttttaaatttgcattTGTGGGGGGGATGTTATTAGACAGGTATGCGGTCTAATGTAGTTCAATATAATGTACTGCAGTGAAATTACATATATAgtttaatataataatttgcagtgcagtgtaataTAGtgcaatgtattgtaatgtaatagttttttctttgtttc is a window from the Conger conger chromosome 8, fConCon1.1, whole genome shotgun sequence genome containing:
- the LOC133135575 gene encoding mucin-5AC-like isoform X1, whose protein sequence is MKRPRCVLQGLCVALCVRLCVRAYEEGSQLVSRGTTACKDLKVDHPTRAGTSAQMSPPPYIITVSQTSHQPGDTITVTISGFRLRGFLLLAQLVGGDFAVGTFALTDATETQLLACNGANSAVTQQRDKTLSQVNVIWTSPMSQPIGDIVFKATVVQTFPIFWEAIPSATVKGPVVMTSTAPPPTTTAPPTTTAVLPTTTTALPTTTPPTTTTALPTTTTALPTTTTVLPTTTPPTTTTAPPTTTAAPPTTTTAPPTTTTALPTTTTALPTTTLPTTTTALPTTTTVLPTTTPPTTTTAPPTTTAAPPTTTTAPPTTTTALPTTTTALPTTTPPTTTTAPPTTTTAHPTTTAALPTTTTALPTTTPPTTTTALPTTTTALPTTTTALPTTTAPPTTTAALPTTTTAPPTTTTAPPTTTTALPTTTTAPATTTTAPPTTTTAPPTTTAALPSTTTAPPTTTTALPTTTPPTTTTAPPAMTTAPPTTTTTPPTTTTAPPTSTAALPTTTLLTAKTAPPTTTTAPPTTTTALPTTTTALPTTTTTPPTTTTAPPTTTTALPTTTTAPPTTTPALPTTKTAPPTTTAAPPTTTTAPPTTTAALPTSTAALPTTTTAHPTTTPPTTTTAPPTTTAAPPTTTTAPPTTTTAPPTSTAALPTTTTAFPTTTPPTTTTAPPTTTTALPTTTPPTTTTTPPTTTTAPPTTTTALPTTTPPTTTTAPPAMTTAPPTTTTTPPTTTTAPPTSTAALPTTTPLTAKTAPPTTTTAPPTTTTAPPTTTTALYTTTTAPPTTTAALPTTTTALPTTTPPTIKTAPPTTTAALHTTTTAPPTTTTAPPTTTTALSTTTTAPPTTTTALPTTTTAPPTTTTSLPTTTPPTTTTAPPTTTPALPTTKTAPPTTTAAPPTTTTALHTTTTAPPTTIANPNISMAGCGSTFDCVSNPPDCDIENMPCEFAKIPKSNETKMQGRIQMRGETVGYFAVGNLPNTRMTSSNAIACAQNTNGTFSVFHLQFNMFSVLILQTVGTDVLGSLNAAVLRCTFLIRNTEILPQLTNRSAVFFATGTFEGGKLGPPNVTLLASPGASATPATITGGVSAGSSLAAGTHIEGLTVLTVSLALRMLWTPH
- the LOC133135575 gene encoding histidine-rich glycoprotein-like isoform X5, which produces MKRPRCVLQGLCVALCVRLCVRAYEEGSQLVSRGTTACKDLKVDHPTRAGTSAQMSPPPYIITVSQTSHQPGDTITELCCNSTTRQNPVPSQCHLDLPYVSANRRHCVQSHRCADISHFLGGDSECNCQRTCSNDLNCPSSNYNCPSHNYSCPSHHDNCPSHNYPSHNYNCPSHHYNCPSHNYNCPSHNYPSHNYNCPSHNYSCPSHNDNCPSHNYNCPSHHYNCPSHNYPSHHYNCPSHNYNCPSHNYPSHNYNCPSHNYSCPSHNDNCPSHNYNCPSHHYNCPSHNYPSHNYNCPSHNYNCPSHNNSCPSHHDNCPSHNYPSHNYNCPSHHYNCPSHNYNCPSHNNCPSHNYSCPSHNDNCPSHNYNCPSHNYNCPSHNYNCPCHNYNCPSHNYNCPSHNYSCPSLNNNCPSHNYNCPSHNYPSHNYNCSSRNDNCPSHNYNYPSYNYNCPSHKYSCPSHNYPSHS
- the LOC133135575 gene encoding mucin-2-like isoform X3, whose protein sequence is MSQPIGDIVFKATVVQTFPIFWEAIPSATVKGPVVMTSTAPPPTTTAPPTTTAVLPTTTTALPTTTPPTTTTALPTTTTALPTTTTVLPTTTPPTTTTAPPTTTAAPPTTTTAPPTTTTALPTTTTALPTTTLPTTTTALPTTTTVLPTTTPPTTTTAPPTTTAAPPTTTTAPPTTTTALPTTTTALPTTTPPTTTTAPPTTTTAHPTTTAALPTTTTALPTTTPPTTTTALPTTTTALPTTTTALPTTTAPPTTTAALPTTTTAPPTTTTAPPTTTTALPTTTTAPATTTTAPPTTTTAPPTTTAALPSTTTAPPTTTTALPTTTPPTTTTAPPAMTTAPPTTTTTPPTTTTAPPTSTAALPTTTLLTAKTAPPTTTTAPPTTTTALPTTTTALPTTTTTPPTTTTAPPTTTTALPTTTTAPPTTTPALPTTKTAPPTTTAAPPTTTTAPPTTTAALPTSTAALPTTTTAHPTTTPPTTTTAPPTTTAAPPTTTTAPPTTTTAPPTSTAALPTTTTAFPTTTPPTTTTAPPTTTTALPTTTPPTTTTTPPTTTTAPPTTTTALPTTTPPTTTTAPPAMTTAPPTTTTTPPTTTTAPPTSTAALPTTTPLTAKTAPPTTTTAPPTTTTAPPTTTTALYTTTTAPPTTTAALPTTTTALPTTTPPTIKTAPPTTTAALHTTTTAPPTTTTAPPTTTTALSTTTTAPPTTTTALPTTTTAPPTTTTSLPTTTPPTTTTAPPTTTPALPTTKTAPPTTTAAPPTTTTALHTTTTAPPTTIANPNISMAGCGSTFDCVSNPPDCDIENMPCEFAKIPKSNETKMQGRIQMRGETVGYFAVGNLPNTRMTSSNAIACAQNTNGTFSVFHLQFNMFSVLILQTVGTDVLGSLNAAVLRCTFLIRNTEILPQLTNRSAVFFATGTFEGGKLGPPNVTLLASPGASATPATITGGVSAGSSLAAGTHIEGLTVLTVSLALRMLWTPH
- the LOC133135575 gene encoding mucin-2-like isoform X2, which encodes MLQKLNCWPATEQATVVQTFPIFWEAIPSATVKGPVVMTSTAPPPTTTAPPTTTAVLPTTTTALPTTTPPTTTTALPTTTTALPTTTTVLPTTTPPTTTTAPPTTTAAPPTTTTAPPTTTTALPTTTTALPTTTLPTTTTALPTTTTVLPTTTPPTTTTAPPTTTAAPPTTTTAPPTTTTALPTTTTALPTTTPPTTTTAPPTTTTAHPTTTAALPTTTTALPTTTPPTTTTALPTTTTALPTTTTALPTTTAPPTTTAALPTTTTAPPTTTTAPPTTTTALPTTTTAPATTTTAPPTTTTAPPTTTAALPSTTTAPPTTTTALPTTTPPTTTTAPPAMTTAPPTTTTTPPTTTTAPPTSTAALPTTTLLTAKTAPPTTTTAPPTTTTALPTTTTALPTTTTTPPTTTTAPPTTTTALPTTTTAPPTTTPALPTTKTAPPTTTAAPPTTTTAPPTTTAALPTSTAALPTTTTAHPTTTPPTTTTAPPTTTAAPPTTTTAPPTTTTAPPTSTAALPTTTTAFPTTTPPTTTTAPPTTTTALPTTTPPTTTTTPPTTTTAPPTTTTALPTTTPPTTTTAPPAMTTAPPTTTTTPPTTTTAPPTSTAALPTTTPLTAKTAPPTTTTAPPTTTTAPPTTTTALYTTTTAPPTTTAALPTTTTALPTTTPPTIKTAPPTTTAALHTTTTAPPTTTTAPPTTTTALSTTTTAPPTTTTALPTTTTAPPTTTTSLPTTTPPTTTTAPPTTTPALPTTKTAPPTTTAAPPTTTTALHTTTTAPPTTIANPNISMAGCGSTFDCVSNPPDCDIENMPCEFAKIPKSNETKMQGRIQMRGETVGYFAVGNLPNTRMTSSNAIACAQNTNGTFSVFHLQFNMFSVLILQTVGTDVLGSLNAAVLRCTFLIRNTEILPQLTNRSAVFFATGTFEGGKLGPPNVTLLASPGASATPATITGGVSAGSSLAAGTHIEGLTVLTVSLALRMLWTPH
- the LOC133135575 gene encoding histidine-rich glycoprotein-like isoform X4 — its product is MKRPRCVLQGLCVALCVRLCVRAYEEGSQLVSRGTTACKDLKVDHPTRAGTSAQMSPPPYIITVSQTSHQPGDTITVTISGFRLRGFLLLAQLVGGDFAVGTFALTDATETQLLACNGASHRCADISHFLGGDSECNCQRTCSNDLNCPSSNYNCPSHNYSCPSHHDNCPSHNYPSHNYNCPSHHYNCPSHNYNCPSHNYPSHNYNCPSHNYSCPSHNDNCPSHNYNCPSHHYNCPSHNYPSHHYNCPSHNYNCPSHNYPSHNYNCPSHNYSCPSHNDNCPSHNYNCPSHHYNCPSHNYPSHNYNCPSHNYNCPSHNNSCPSHHDNCPSHNYPSHNYNCPSHHYNCPSHNYNCPSHNNCPSHNYSCPSHNDNCPSHNYNCPSHNYNCPSHNYNCPCHNYNCPSHNYNCPSHNYSCPSLNNNCPSHNYNCPSHNYPSHNYNCSSRNDNCPSHNYNYPSYNYNCPSHKYSCPSHNYPSHS